In Nymphalis io chromosome 11, ilAglIoxx1.1, whole genome shotgun sequence, one genomic interval encodes:
- the LOC126771745 gene encoding sterol carrier protein 2, whose protein sequence is MPKKVFVVGVGMTKFVKPNTGRDYPELGKEAVEAALADARIKYDDVQQAVCGYVFGDSTCGQRVLYQVGMTGIPIYNVNNNCSTGSNALFLAKQLIEGGISDIILAVGFEKMTPGALGSATFSDRTNPLDKHTLKMAEITELTGSPITAQYFGNAGLEHMKKYGTTEVHLAKIAAKNHRHGAKNPRAQGSREYTVEEILNSRRIYGPLTKLECCPTSDGSAAAVLMSEDAVIRYGLQQKAVEIIGMEMATDTPAVFKENSLMKVAGFDMTALAAKRIYQKTGITPKQVDVVELHDCFAANELITYEGLQLCGEGEAGKFIDAGDNTYGGQVVVNPSGGLIAKGHPLGATGLAQCAELVWQLRGEAGDRQVPRARIALQHNLGLGGAVVVTMYRKGFNNAAPNQVAAITDNPENFKVYKYMKILEEAMQTDEDKLIEKVRGIYGFKVRNGPNGDEGYWVINAKEGKGNVTYNGKDKCDVTFTINDEDVADLISGKLNPQKAFFQGKIKIQGNMGLAMKLTDLQRSAAGRIDAIRSKL, encoded by the exons ATGCCTAAGAAAGTTTTTGTAGTTGGTGTCGGTATGACGAAATTCGTCAAGCCCAATACTGGGAGAGATTATCCCGAATTAGGCAAAGAGGCTGTTGAAGCCGCTCTTGCTGACGCTCGTATTAAGTACGATGATGTACAACAAGCGGTGTGCGGTTACGTTTTCGGTGATTCCACCTGTGGTCAACGGGTTTTATACCAAGTCGGTATGACCGGTATTCCTATTTACAACGTAAATAATAACTGCTCTACAGGTTCTAATGCCCTCTTTCTTGCCAAACAACTTATTGAAGGTGGTATTTCTGATATTATACTAGCTGTTGGTTTTGAAAAAATGACTCCAGGCGCTCTTGGCAGTGCCACATTCTCAGATAGAACTAATCCTTTGGATAAGCATACTCTGAAAATGGCCGAAATTACAGAGTTAACAGGCTCACCAATTACGGCGCAGTATTTCGGCAATGCAGGTTTAGAGCATATGAAAAAATATGGTACTACAGAAGTGCACTTGGCAAAAATTGCTGCTAAAAATCACCGCCACGGTGCAAAGAATCCCCGAGCTCAAGGCTCAAGGGAATACACGGTAGAAGAGATTTTGAACTCTCGTAGAATTTACGGTCCACTAACAAAATTAGAATGTTGTCCAACTAGTGATGGATCAGCTGCGGCTGTCCTCATGTCAGAGGATGCTGTTATTCGTTATGGACTGCAACAAAAAGCGGTTGAAATCATTGGTATGGAAATGGCTACAGACACACCTgctgtttttaaagaaaacagTTTGATGAAAGTTGCTGGTTTTGATATGACTGCTTTGGCTGCAAAACGTATTTATCAAAAGACTGGAATAACACCAAAGCAAGTCGATGTTGTAGAACTACATGACTGCTTTGCTGCGAATGAATTGATAACTTACGAGGGTCTGCAGCTTTGCGGGGAGGGAGAAGCTGGTAAATTTATTGATGCAGGTGACAATACGTATGGAGGTCAAGTTGTGGTCAACCCAAGTGGTGGTTTAATAGCTAAGGGACATCCTCTCGGTGCAACTGGCCTAGCCCAATGTGCAGAACTTGTGTGGCAACTGCGTGGCGAAGCAGGCGACAGACAG GTTCCTCGTGCGCGTATTGCTTTGCAGCATAACCTGGGTCTCGGAGGCGCCGTCGTTGTCACCATGTACCGTAAAGGCTTCAACAATGCTGCCCCTAACCAAGTCGCAGCCATCACTGACAATCCCGAAAACTTCAAAGTATACAAGTATATGAAGATCCTCGAGGAAGCGATGCAAACTGATGAAGACAAACTTATTGAAAAAGTTAGAGGCATCTATGGCTTCAAAGTAAGAAATGGTCCAAATGGTGATGAGGGATACTGGGTGATCAATGCTAAAGAAGGGAAAGGAAATGTTACATATAATGGCAAGGATAAGTGTGACGTCACGTTCACGATAAACGACGAAGATGTCGCAGACTTGATATCTGGAAAACTAAATCCTCAGAAAGCATTTTTCcaaggaaaaataaaaattcagggTAACATGGGCCTAGCAATGAAGCTCACTGACCTGCAGAGGTCGGCAGCTGGCAGAATCGACGCAATTCGCTCTAAGCTATAA
- the LOC126771731 gene encoding homeobox protein 5-like, protein MALDRQKILNELGSVMNQLKNTDCGCMGKLFGDSGRNAATNGVFSNCSPYKHGCCHGHGYNPSCGEPHASNAHNFRGSCLGRCNPPKLYADTYNYLTENLMQPTINEVYNDLHGITPANTIMNSPVAKQMGIPMEKFLSPGTMGNISNGQIEKQNNDGSLNSGIFYAGASNIPQNITSTNNLNSNNMGNIGGMGPQIMNMFGEKQLAKSDSMPTNNQYNNNKNVAFVDQPLGASQLIQQPNIRPTEISQQIRNMNSDGGLTHQIAANKYQHEGQHAQGIAKFNEMFPGVMKNGDLGFDPMAIAIQMNPANQKQAAFDTIHKLMNNNNGGNKTLNPNDNTVQPGFIASTNYNQYNTPQSQTQNNIPANDNWQFNALNQQTNPQMQQLSQQQNIADTAQFQQVPKPITNKNEVFPEQAYQNVFAAVTNAPLIGQQQQQPIHYQQQRITDPNTNSVQSNLPTVYEKRTSPNVLQSQTNQIPNNTNIHQIIKDPILPVDTSKFIMPKQKYYNYNTLGQPVEMLPGKMYHTPEPSLPQTLSPQVAMKSRHNYSKYSNVKSTESKTSLMGNKPVGKCPSRNQLQQIYNQYKGSQSFTHQNIKDQNSKNISHSEGRFNLPHNTQNDLTAQQMPIENVGGDTVANKQINDERTFRKEHIREQIGDAPVTKQPANEPEKLSPVVNRKYRNGLQDMVYTSYPTSAAWSFHGHGRATLCSSEHRYRNKI, encoded by the exons ATGGCTCTAGATAGGCAAaagattttaaatgaattaggCAGTGTAATGAATCAGTTAAAGAATACAGATTg TGGATGTATGGGTAAATTATTTGGAGATTCTGGACGAAACGCAGCCACCAACGGTGTTTTTTCGAATTGCAGCCCATATAAGCACGGTTGTTGTCATGGTCATGGGTATAACCCTTCATGTGGTGAACCCCATGCAAGTAATGCACATAACTTTCGTGGATCTTGCTTAGGTCGATGTAATCCACCTAAACTGTACGCTGATACATATAACTATCTGACTGAAAATCTTATGCAGCCGACAATTAATGAAGTGTACAATGACTTACACGGCATCACGCCCGCTAATACTATAATGAACAGTCCAGTGGCGAAACAAATGGGGATCCCCATGGAAAAGTTTTTGTCTCCGGGCACCATGGGTAATATATCTAATGGCCAAATAGAAAAACAGAATAATGATGGCAGCTTAAATTCTGGTATTTTTTATGCTGGTGCGAGTAATATACCACAAAATATCACCTCCACAAATAAtctaaattctaataatatggGCAATATCGGTGGCATGGGCCCACAAATTATGAATATGTTTGGAGAAAAACAACTTGCAAAATCTGATTCAATGCCAACAAACAACCAatacaataacaacaaaaatgttGCCTTTGTTGATCAACCTCTTGGTGCAAGTCAATTAATACAACAACCGAATATAAGGCCTACAGAAATTTCTCaacaaataagaaatatgaattCCGACGGGGGATTAACCCATCAGATTGCAGCAAACAAGTATCAACACGAAGGTCAACATGCCCAGGGAATTGCAAAGTTCAATGAAATGTTCCCAGGTGTTATGAAAAACGGCGATTTAGGTTTTGACCCGATGGCTATCGCAATTCAGATGAACCCTGCAAATCAAAAACAAGCTGCTTTTGATACCATACACAAATTAATGAATAACAATAATGGTGGAAACAAAACCTTAAATCCGAATGATAACACTGTTCAACCAGGATTTATTGCATCAACAAATTATAACCAATATAATACACCGCAAAGTCAGACACAAAATAACATACCAGCCAATGATAACTGGCAATTTAATGCTTTAAATCAACAGACTAATCCTCAAATGCAACAGTTGTCACAGCAACAAAATATAGCTGACACTGCTCAATTTCAGCAAGTCCCCAAGccaattactaataaaaatgaagtattcCCTGAGCAAGCATATCAGAATGTTTTTGCTGCAGTTACAAACGCCCCTTTAATTGGCCAACAACAGCAACAGCCTATACATTACCAGCAGCAGCGCATAACTGATCCGAACACAAATAGTGTCCAATCGAATCTTCCAACAGTATACGAAAAAAGGACTAGTCCCAATGTATTGCAATCTCAAACTAATCAAATAcctaacaatacaaatattcatcaaataataaaagatcCGATACTACCAGTAGATACTTCAAAATTTATAATGCCGAAACAAaagtattacaattataatactcTTGGTCAACCCGTCGAAATGCTGCCAGGTAAAATGTATCACACCCCTGAACCATCTTTACCACAGACATTATCTCCGCAAGTTGCAATGAAATCTAGAcacaattattcaaaatatagtaATGTCAAATCTACTGAAAGTAAAACATCGTTAATGGGTAACAAGCCTGTGGGTAAATGCCCAAGTAGGAATCAGTTACAACAAATTTATAACCAATATAAGGGTTCGCAATCATTTacacatcaaaatattaaagatcaaaatagtaaaaatatcagCCATTCTGAAGGAAGATTTAATTTACCACATAATACACAAAACGATTTAACTGCACAGCAAATGCCTATTGAAAATGTTGGTGGAGATACCGtggcaaataaacaaataaacgatGAACGGACCTTCAGAAAAGAACATATCCGAGAGCAAATTGGTGATGCACCCGTAACAAAACAACCTGCTAATGAACCGGAAAAG TTGTCTCCGGTTGTTAATCGTAAGTACAGAAACGGATTACAAGACATGGTTTATACATCATATCCAACCTCAGCTGCTTGGTCTTTCCATGGACATGGTAGAGCCACCCTCTGCTCTTCTGAACATCGATATcgcaataaaatttaa
- the LOC126771773 gene encoding myeloid leukemia factor isoform X3, with product MSLFGSLMGDVEDDPFFGSHMRHMRQMNNMMNSLFADPFGMLGDGPLAITGSRHGSSMMPFMPQMPSLNRLFTADLSDGHMSAGSSFSSSTVVMSSGPSGSPQVFSSSSSMKIGPNGVKETRKTLQDSRTGLKKMSIGHHIGERAHVIEREQNVFSGDAEERQEFINLEEEEAEDFDREFHERAGAVRARARAALPPAPAPRLALPPAPVAPPAHAALIAPPAHSTSGVREVYSGSHPQRAHRHKHHRHRHSPIDN from the exons ATGTCCCTGTTTGGATCTTTGATGGGCGACGTGGAGGATGATCCGTTTTTTGG ATCGCACATGAGACATATGCGTCAAATGAACAACATGATGAACTCGCTGTTTGCGGATCCTTTCGGCATGCTTGGAGACGGCCCGCTCGCTATCACAGGATCACGTCATGGCAGCTCTATGATGCCCTTCATGCCACAAATGCCATCCTTGAACAGACTTTTCAcag CTGATCTCAGCGACGGGCACATGAGTGCTGGCAGCTCCTTCTCTAGCAGCACAGTTGTAATGTCCAGTGGACCCAGTGGCAGCCCGCAG gtaTTTAGTTCCTCGAGCAGCATGAAGATTGGTCCTAATGGTGTCAAGGAGACACGTAAGACACTGCAAGACTCCCGTACTGGCTTGAAGAAAATGTCCATAG GTCACCACATCGGGGAGCGCGCGCACGTCATAGAGCGCGAACAGAACGTGTTCTCCGGCGACGCGGAGGAGAGGCAGGAGTTCATCAACCTCGAAGAGGAAGAGGCCGAGGACTTCGACAG AGAGTTCCACGAGCGCGCGGGTGCGGTGCGCGCGCGGGCCCGCGCGGCGctgccgcccgcgcccgcgccgcgcctCGCGCTGCCGCCCGCGCCCGTCGCGCCGCCCGCGCACGCCGCGCTCATCGCGCCGCCCGCGCACTCCAC cTCCGGCGTGCGTGAGGTGTACAGCGGATCCCACCCACAGAGAGCACACAGACACAAGCACCACAGACATAGGCACTCGCCCATAGACAACTAA
- the LOC126771773 gene encoding myeloid leukemia factor isoform X1: MSLFGSLMGDVEDDPFFGSHMRHMRQMNNMMNSLFADPFGMLGDGPLAITGSRHGSSMMPFMPQMPSLNRLFTADLSDGHMSAGSSFSSSTVVMSSGPSGSPQVFSSSSSMKIGPNGVKETRKTLQDSRTGLKKMSIGHHIGERAHVIEREQNVFSGDAEERQEFINLEEEEAEDFDREFHERAGAVRARARAALPPAPAPRLALPPAPVAPPAHAALIAPPAHSTSGERRHRPQPRRPLRASASPLALPASGVREVYSGSHPQRAHRHKHHRHRHSPIDN, translated from the exons ATGTCCCTGTTTGGATCTTTGATGGGCGACGTGGAGGATGATCCGTTTTTTGG ATCGCACATGAGACATATGCGTCAAATGAACAACATGATGAACTCGCTGTTTGCGGATCCTTTCGGCATGCTTGGAGACGGCCCGCTCGCTATCACAGGATCACGTCATGGCAGCTCTATGATGCCCTTCATGCCACAAATGCCATCCTTGAACAGACTTTTCAcag CTGATCTCAGCGACGGGCACATGAGTGCTGGCAGCTCCTTCTCTAGCAGCACAGTTGTAATGTCCAGTGGACCCAGTGGCAGCCCGCAG gtaTTTAGTTCCTCGAGCAGCATGAAGATTGGTCCTAATGGTGTCAAGGAGACACGTAAGACACTGCAAGACTCCCGTACTGGCTTGAAGAAAATGTCCATAG GTCACCACATCGGGGAGCGCGCGCACGTCATAGAGCGCGAACAGAACGTGTTCTCCGGCGACGCGGAGGAGAGGCAGGAGTTCATCAACCTCGAAGAGGAAGAGGCCGAGGACTTCGACAG AGAGTTCCACGAGCGCGCGGGTGCGGTGCGCGCGCGGGCCCGCGCGGCGctgccgcccgcgcccgcgccgcgcctCGCGCTGCCGCCCGCGCCCGTCGCGCCGCCCGCGCACGCCGCGCTCATCGCGCCGCCCGCGCACTCCAC CTCCGGCGAGCGCCGACACCGCCCGCAGCCGCGCCGCCCGCTGCGCGCCTCCGCCAGCCCGCTCGCGCTGCCCGC cTCCGGCGTGCGTGAGGTGTACAGCGGATCCCACCCACAGAGAGCACACAGACACAAGCACCACAGACATAGGCACTCGCCCATAGACAACTAA
- the LOC126771773 gene encoding myeloid leukemia factor isoform X4 produces the protein MSLFGSLMGDVEDDPFFGSHMRHMRQMNNMMNSLFADPFGMLGDGPLAITGSRHGSSMMPFMPQMPSLNRLFTADLSDGHMSAGSSFSSSTVVMSSGPSGSPQVFSSSSSMKIGPNGVKETRKTLQDSRTGLKKMSIGHHIGERAHVIEREQNVFSGDAEERQEFINLEEEEAEDFDSSGERRHRPQPRRPLRASASPLALPASGVREVYSGSHPQRAHRHKHHRHRHSPIDN, from the exons ATGTCCCTGTTTGGATCTTTGATGGGCGACGTGGAGGATGATCCGTTTTTTGG ATCGCACATGAGACATATGCGTCAAATGAACAACATGATGAACTCGCTGTTTGCGGATCCTTTCGGCATGCTTGGAGACGGCCCGCTCGCTATCACAGGATCACGTCATGGCAGCTCTATGATGCCCTTCATGCCACAAATGCCATCCTTGAACAGACTTTTCAcag CTGATCTCAGCGACGGGCACATGAGTGCTGGCAGCTCCTTCTCTAGCAGCACAGTTGTAATGTCCAGTGGACCCAGTGGCAGCCCGCAG gtaTTTAGTTCCTCGAGCAGCATGAAGATTGGTCCTAATGGTGTCAAGGAGACACGTAAGACACTGCAAGACTCCCGTACTGGCTTGAAGAAAATGTCCATAG GTCACCACATCGGGGAGCGCGCGCACGTCATAGAGCGCGAACAGAACGTGTTCTCCGGCGACGCGGAGGAGAGGCAGGAGTTCATCAACCTCGAAGAGGAAGAGGCCGAGGACTTCGACAG CTCCGGCGAGCGCCGACACCGCCCGCAGCCGCGCCGCCCGCTGCGCGCCTCCGCCAGCCCGCTCGCGCTGCCCGC cTCCGGCGTGCGTGAGGTGTACAGCGGATCCCACCCACAGAGAGCACACAGACACAAGCACCACAGACATAGGCACTCGCCCATAGACAACTAA
- the LOC126771773 gene encoding myeloid leukemia factor isoform X2, which produces MSLFGSLMGDVEDDPFFGSHMRHMRQMNNMMNSLFADPFGMLGDGPLAITGSRHGSSMMPFMPQMPSLNRLFTADLSDGHMSAGSSFSSSTVVMSSGPSGSPQVFSSSSSMKIGPNGVKETRKTLQDSRTGLKKMSIGHHIGERAHVIEREQNVFSGDAEERQEFINLEEEEAEDFDREFHERAGAVRARARAALPPAPAPRLALPPAPVAPPAHAALIAPPAHSTSGERRHRPQPRRPLRASASPLALPASRYWRRRYY; this is translated from the exons ATGTCCCTGTTTGGATCTTTGATGGGCGACGTGGAGGATGATCCGTTTTTTGG ATCGCACATGAGACATATGCGTCAAATGAACAACATGATGAACTCGCTGTTTGCGGATCCTTTCGGCATGCTTGGAGACGGCCCGCTCGCTATCACAGGATCACGTCATGGCAGCTCTATGATGCCCTTCATGCCACAAATGCCATCCTTGAACAGACTTTTCAcag CTGATCTCAGCGACGGGCACATGAGTGCTGGCAGCTCCTTCTCTAGCAGCACAGTTGTAATGTCCAGTGGACCCAGTGGCAGCCCGCAG gtaTTTAGTTCCTCGAGCAGCATGAAGATTGGTCCTAATGGTGTCAAGGAGACACGTAAGACACTGCAAGACTCCCGTACTGGCTTGAAGAAAATGTCCATAG GTCACCACATCGGGGAGCGCGCGCACGTCATAGAGCGCGAACAGAACGTGTTCTCCGGCGACGCGGAGGAGAGGCAGGAGTTCATCAACCTCGAAGAGGAAGAGGCCGAGGACTTCGACAG AGAGTTCCACGAGCGCGCGGGTGCGGTGCGCGCGCGGGCCCGCGCGGCGctgccgcccgcgcccgcgccgcgcctCGCGCTGCCGCCCGCGCCCGTCGCGCCGCCCGCGCACGCCGCGCTCATCGCGCCGCCCGCGCACTCCAC CTCCGGCGAGCGCCGACACCGCCCGCAGCCGCGCCGCCCGCTGCGCGCCTCCGCCAGCCCGCTCGCGCTGCCCGC TTCCAGATATTGGAGGCGCCGTTACTACTAA